A genomic region of Geothrix edaphica contains the following coding sequences:
- a CDS encoding M2 family metallopeptidase, with protein sequence MRLLPALILGIPLMAQALAPVQERADRFLKLVNAGYQSLYYVSQEATWAAATDVKPEHDAAAEWAGKAFAAFNGNPMVITEAKELLKHRTQLDEKTVRQLERVLLMPYGAEGPMTRPELVAARIEAETRQVSLMNGFQFKVGGRPVSANDIDNKLTASRDLAERRMWWEASKEIGAPLKDGLVRLRDLRNGVARELGYPDYFALQVARYGLTTDEMMAFNRKFLAELKPLYLQLHTWVKYEMAKKYGQPVPKAIPAHWINNRWSQNWTGFVSAVDFDPYFKGWQPERVVKTAEAFYTGLGFDPLPASFWAKSDLYPVKAGDPRKKNSHASCWHLDLDKDIRSLMSVEANAQWFETVHHELGHGYYFMSYTRPDVPPLLRDGANPSFHEGVGELIAMATRQIPYLKSAGVLPADYKVDQMQVLLNDALEVAIPFMYWACGTMPEWEAEFYGKNMPADQMNARWWKQVRDLQGVEPPSPRGEQFCDAATKTHINDNPAYYYSYGWATVFKFQMHDHIARKILHQDPRACNYAGNKEVGAFLKKILAKGATEDWRKVLKEATGEDLSTRAMMEYFKPLMAWLVQQNKGRQIGWD encoded by the coding sequence ATGCGCCTCCTTCCCGCTCTCATCCTCGGCATCCCCCTCATGGCCCAGGCCCTCGCGCCCGTGCAGGAGCGGGCCGACCGGTTCCTCAAGCTGGTGAACGCCGGCTACCAGTCCCTCTACTACGTGAGCCAGGAAGCCACCTGGGCCGCCGCCACGGACGTGAAGCCCGAGCATGATGCCGCCGCCGAGTGGGCCGGCAAGGCCTTCGCCGCCTTCAACGGCAACCCCATGGTCATCACCGAGGCCAAGGAGCTGCTGAAGCATCGCACCCAGCTCGACGAGAAGACCGTGCGCCAGCTGGAGCGGGTGTTGCTCATGCCCTACGGCGCCGAAGGGCCGATGACCCGGCCAGAGCTCGTGGCCGCGCGCATCGAGGCGGAGACTCGCCAGGTGTCGCTCATGAACGGCTTCCAGTTCAAGGTCGGAGGCCGCCCGGTCTCCGCCAACGACATCGACAACAAGCTCACCGCCAGCCGCGACCTGGCCGAGCGCCGGATGTGGTGGGAGGCCAGCAAGGAGATCGGCGCCCCCCTGAAGGACGGCCTGGTGCGCCTGCGCGACCTCCGCAACGGCGTGGCCCGGGAGCTGGGCTACCCCGACTACTTCGCCCTCCAGGTGGCCCGCTACGGCCTGACCACCGACGAGATGATGGCCTTCAACCGGAAGTTCCTGGCGGAGCTGAAGCCCCTCTACCTCCAGCTGCACACCTGGGTGAAGTACGAGATGGCCAAGAAGTACGGCCAGCCCGTGCCCAAGGCCATCCCGGCCCACTGGATCAACAACCGCTGGAGCCAGAACTGGACCGGCTTCGTCAGCGCCGTGGACTTCGACCCCTACTTCAAGGGCTGGCAGCCCGAGCGCGTGGTGAAGACCGCCGAGGCCTTCTACACGGGGCTGGGCTTCGATCCGCTGCCCGCGAGCTTCTGGGCCAAGTCCGACCTCTACCCCGTGAAGGCCGGCGATCCCCGCAAGAAGAACAGCCACGCCTCCTGCTGGCACCTGGACCTGGACAAGGACATCCGCTCGCTCATGAGTGTGGAGGCCAATGCCCAGTGGTTCGAGACCGTGCACCACGAGCTGGGCCACGGCTACTACTTCATGAGCTACACCCGGCCCGACGTGCCACCCCTGCTGCGGGACGGCGCCAACCCCAGCTTCCACGAGGGCGTGGGCGAGCTCATCGCCATGGCCACGCGGCAGATCCCCTACCTGAAGTCCGCGGGCGTGCTCCCGGCGGACTACAAGGTGGACCAGATGCAGGTGCTGCTCAATGACGCATTGGAAGTGGCCATCCCCTTCATGTACTGGGCCTGCGGCACCATGCCCGAGTGGGAGGCCGAGTTCTACGGCAAGAACATGCCCGCCGACCAGATGAACGCCAGGTGGTGGAAGCAGGTGCGCGACCTGCAGGGCGTGGAGCCGCCGAGCCCCCGCGGTGAGCAGTTCTGCGACGCCGCCACCAAGACCCACATCAACGACAATCCCGCCTACTACTACAGCTACGGCTGGGCCACGGTCTTCAAGTTCCAGATGCACGACCATATCGCGCGGAAGATCCTCCACCAGGATCCCCGCGCCTGCAACTACGCCGGGAACAAGGAGGTGGGGGCCTTCCTGAAGAAGATCCTGGCGAAGGGTGCCACGGAGGACTGGCGGAAGGTGCTGAAGGAAGCCACGGGCGAGGACCTCTCCACCCGCGCCATGATGGAGTACTTCAAGCCCCTGATGGCCTGGCTGGTGCAGCAGAATAAGGGCCGTCAGATCGGATGGGATTGA
- a CDS encoding lysophospholipid acyltransferase family protein gives MGARVAIAERGRPLGSPLSVWLQFRVVPFLVAGLSKLWSYTLRVRREDFGPVEDLVARDQRIILAFWHRRLFMMPLAYPFHRRNDRGEVRGVAILSSDSKDGERSAATWRWFGIHAVRGTASDDGAKALVRMIQAVRQGWDFGITPDGPRGPLMELKPGTLALARKTGAWIIPVSLAFDHSFELKTWDRMVIPFPFATCVIKYGIPYQVPPKAEDGAEAVRLQRAMDDLERWAEGIKHV, from the coding sequence ATGGGCGCCCGCGTCGCCATCGCGGAGCGGGGCCGGCCCCTGGGCTCACCCCTGTCCGTGTGGCTGCAGTTCCGCGTCGTCCCCTTCCTGGTGGCGGGTCTCAGCAAGCTCTGGTCCTACACCCTGCGGGTGCGTCGCGAGGATTTCGGCCCCGTGGAGGACCTCGTGGCCCGGGACCAGCGCATCATCCTCGCCTTCTGGCACCGGCGCCTCTTCATGATGCCCCTGGCCTACCCCTTCCACCGCCGGAACGACCGGGGCGAGGTCCGCGGCGTGGCCATCCTCTCCAGCGACAGCAAGGACGGGGAGCGCAGCGCCGCCACCTGGCGCTGGTTCGGCATCCACGCCGTGCGCGGCACCGCCAGCGACGATGGCGCCAAGGCCCTGGTGCGCATGATCCAGGCCGTGCGGCAGGGCTGGGACTTCGGCATCACGCCCGACGGCCCCCGCGGCCCGCTCATGGAGCTGAAGCCCGGCACCCTGGCCCTGGCCCGCAAGACCGGCGCCTGGATCATCCCCGTGAGTCTGGCCTTCGACCACAGCTTCGAGCTGAAGACCTGGGACCGCATGGTGATTCCCTTCCCCTTCGCCACCTGCGTGATCAAGTACGGGATTCCGTACCAGGTTCCACCCAAGGCGGAGGATGGCGCCGAAGCCGTGCGGCTTCAGCGCGCCATGGACGACCTGGAGCGATGGGCCGAGGGGATCAAGCATGTCTGA
- a CDS encoding Hsp33 family molecular chaperone HslO, whose translation MTESIPQAKVVKSLTRDRHIRLSSVDASPLWDGVRRGHPHLEPAACACLTELLTATALLQGRTLFAERLQLLVKGSGRAKAVVADSWPDGTIRGVLDPGPEEAPGWIWAPGVFQVMRSSATGQPYVGHLPLVEGGIQVQVEHYLQQSEQIQASLTLWCDHGTGEAGGLLVEPLPDCPPERLARLVQALEGLEVVPLWERTPDFLATWVSQGEGADDLVATEIFYRCRCTREALLETLRRFPEEQKAGLFLEPGPVEVRCDYCGTMYPISREDLLPGGA comes from the coding sequence ATGACTGAATCCATCCCCCAGGCCAAGGTGGTCAAGTCCCTCACCCGGGACCGGCATATCCGTCTCTCCTCGGTGGACGCCAGCCCCCTGTGGGATGGCGTCCGGCGGGGCCATCCGCACCTGGAGCCGGCGGCGTGCGCCTGCCTCACGGAGCTGCTCACGGCCACCGCCCTGCTCCAGGGCCGCACGCTCTTCGCCGAGCGCCTGCAGCTGCTGGTGAAGGGCTCGGGCCGGGCCAAGGCCGTGGTGGCTGACAGCTGGCCCGACGGCACCATCCGCGGTGTGCTCGACCCCGGACCCGAGGAAGCTCCAGGCTGGATCTGGGCCCCGGGCGTCTTCCAGGTGATGCGCTCCAGTGCCACGGGCCAGCCCTACGTGGGCCACCTGCCCCTGGTGGAAGGCGGTATCCAGGTGCAGGTGGAGCACTACCTGCAGCAGTCGGAGCAGATCCAGGCCAGCCTCACCCTCTGGTGCGATCACGGCACCGGCGAGGCCGGCGGCCTGCTGGTGGAGCCCCTGCCGGACTGCCCGCCGGAGCGCCTGGCGCGTCTGGTCCAGGCCCTCGAGGGCCTCGAGGTGGTGCCCCTCTGGGAGCGCACGCCGGACTTCCTGGCCACCTGGGTGTCCCAGGGCGAGGGGGCCGACGACCTGGTGGCCACGGAGATCTTCTACCGTTGCCGCTGCACCCGCGAGGCCCTGCTCGAGACCCTGCGGCGGTTCCCGGAGGAGCAGAAGGCGGGCCTCTTCCTCGAACCCGGCCCCGTGGAGGTCCGCTGCGACTACTGCGGCACCATGTACCCCATCAGCCGCGAGGATCTGCTGCCGGGGGGCGCCTGA
- the folK gene encoding 2-amino-4-hydroxy-6-hydroxymethyldihydropteridine diphosphokinase, giving the protein MKAVIALGSNLGDRRAHLEAGLAALRTLGAVVPSPLVMETPDESGRGPAYLNTVAILVTEEADPRRLLEALLRLELAEGRDRSAGRNAPRTLDLDLITADGPPGNWTWATPEDLRALGPELSLELPHPRAFNRPFVLEPWRALSDPGECGGVIPKG; this is encoded by the coding sequence ATGAAGGCCGTCATCGCCCTCGGCTCGAACCTCGGCGACCGCCGGGCCCACCTGGAGGCGGGCCTGGCGGCCTTGCGGACCCTGGGGGCCGTGGTGCCCTCACCGTTGGTGATGGAAACGCCGGATGAATCCGGCCGCGGACCCGCCTACCTCAACACCGTGGCCATCCTGGTGACAGAGGAGGCGGATCCGCGCCGCCTGCTGGAGGCCCTGCTGCGCCTGGAATTGGCCGAGGGCCGGGATCGCAGCGCCGGGAGGAACGCGCCCCGAACGCTTGATCTGGATCTCATCACCGCCGACGGACCGCCAGGGAACTGGACGTGGGCGACGCCGGAAGACCTGCGGGCCCTGGGCCCCGAGTTGAGTCTGGAACTGCCCCATCCCAGGGCCTTCAACCGCCCCTTCGTCCTCGAACCCTGGCGTGCCCTTTCCGACCCTGGCGAGTGCGGAGGGGTGATCCCGAAGGGTTGA
- a CDS encoding carbamoyltransferase: MPFQLGLSGLPGHDLHPFRHIRENARLHPDVPLPIGDIGHDAAAVLVRGGQAIFAVEEERLSRFKHTMGVPRRAARACAEAADHPLAQLAAAHYLDLQDEHLDRHLQATGGGDARVEEAIRAEYQRTREAASGFRADFPHLEAVDHHLAHAASAYYLSGFERSLVLVMDGNGESASLSLYLGEGPDLRLLHALPATSSLGLLYAFGTHFLGFEPIEDEYKVMGLAAYGEGDDTYLPFFENQLLWEGNARFTIPALLRDPASRTLRWSRQLGPARQPEGPIEARHMAVAAGLQKALERAVLRLLEPVEATHRTRHLCLAGGVALNCSLNGVLDRSGLFDRLFVQPAAGDPGAALGAALVAERRRGSAVPQGRMATPYLGPAFTAAEIETALQAHASTLAWERPEDLLDRTLDLIGAGKVVGWFQGRMEFGPRALGNRSILADPRRPDMKDRVNRAVKKREEFRPFAPSVTAEGADAFFHLRGLDQYEHMTVAVKTRPERASEIPAVVHVNGTSRVQVVRGEANPRYWELLTHQGRRTGVPILLNTSFNVRGEPIVCSPEDAIRCFLGTGLDALVLEDTLVVKRAQRVLKAAVLRG, from the coding sequence ATGCCCTTCCAGCTCGGCCTCAGCGGTCTTCCAGGCCATGACCTCCATCCCTTTCGGCACATCCGGGAGAATGCCCGCCTGCACCCGGACGTGCCCCTGCCCATCGGCGACATCGGCCACGATGCCGCGGCGGTGCTGGTGCGTGGAGGCCAGGCGATCTTCGCCGTGGAGGAGGAGCGCCTGAGCCGCTTCAAGCACACCATGGGCGTGCCCCGGCGCGCGGCCCGGGCCTGCGCCGAGGCCGCCGACCATCCCCTGGCGCAGCTGGCCGCGGCCCACTACCTTGATCTGCAAGATGAGCACCTGGACCGCCACCTCCAGGCCACCGGGGGCGGCGATGCCCGGGTGGAAGAAGCCATCCGGGCCGAGTACCAGCGGACCCGGGAGGCCGCCAGCGGCTTCCGCGCAGACTTCCCGCACCTCGAGGCCGTGGATCACCACCTGGCCCACGCCGCCAGCGCCTACTACCTCTCCGGCTTCGAGCGCAGCCTCGTCCTCGTCATGGATGGCAACGGGGAATCCGCCTCCCTCAGCCTCTACCTGGGCGAGGGCCCGGACCTCCGCCTGCTCCACGCCCTGCCCGCCACCAGCTCCCTGGGCCTGCTCTACGCCTTCGGCACGCACTTCCTCGGCTTCGAGCCCATTGAGGACGAATACAAGGTCATGGGCCTCGCGGCCTATGGCGAGGGCGACGACACCTACCTGCCCTTCTTCGAGAACCAGCTCCTGTGGGAGGGGAACGCGCGCTTCACCATCCCGGCCCTGCTCAGGGATCCCGCCAGCCGCACCCTGCGCTGGAGCCGGCAGCTGGGCCCGGCGCGTCAGCCCGAAGGTCCCATCGAGGCGCGGCACATGGCCGTGGCGGCGGGCCTGCAGAAGGCCCTGGAGCGGGCGGTGCTCCGCCTTCTCGAGCCCGTCGAGGCCACCCACCGCACACGCCACCTCTGCCTCGCCGGCGGCGTGGCCCTGAACTGCAGCCTGAACGGTGTCCTGGATCGCAGCGGGCTGTTCGACCGCCTCTTCGTCCAGCCCGCCGCGGGCGACCCCGGCGCGGCCCTGGGCGCCGCCCTGGTGGCCGAGCGCCGGCGTGGGAGTGCCGTGCCGCAGGGACGGATGGCGACCCCGTACCTGGGACCTGCCTTCACGGCAGCTGAGATCGAGACGGCCCTCCAAGCCCACGCGTCCACCCTCGCGTGGGAGCGCCCGGAAGACCTCCTGGACCGCACCCTCGACCTGATCGGCGCGGGGAAGGTCGTGGGCTGGTTCCAGGGCCGCATGGAGTTCGGCCCGCGGGCCCTGGGCAACCGCTCCATCCTCGCCGACCCCCGGCGCCCGGACATGAAGGACCGCGTGAACCGGGCCGTGAAGAAGCGTGAGGAGTTCCGCCCCTTCGCCCCCTCCGTGACCGCGGAAGGCGCGGATGCCTTCTTCCACCTGCGCGGCCTGGATCAGTACGAGCATATGACGGTGGCCGTGAAGACCCGCCCGGAGCGGGCATCGGAGATCCCCGCGGTGGTCCATGTGAACGGCACGTCGCGAGTCCAGGTGGTGCGAGGCGAGGCCAACCCCCGCTACTGGGAGCTCCTCACGCACCAGGGCCGGCGCACCGGCGTCCCGATCCTCCTGAACACCTCGTTCAACGTGCGGGGCGAGCCCATCGTCTGTTCCCCCGAGGACGCCATCCGCTGCTTCCTGGGCACAGGCCTCGATGCCCTGGTCCTGGAAGACACGCTGGTGGTCAAGCGCGCCCAGCGGGTTCTCAAAGCCGCAGTCCTTCGGGGATGA
- the queC gene encoding 7-cyano-7-deazaguanine synthase QueC, with translation MSELAVVSLSGGMDSCVTAAIAKAEGYELALLHADYGQRTQDREKRAFREIADFYGVPASRRLIIGFDTLKAIGGSALTDTSIALPEGELDRPGVPVSYVPFRNAHLLATCVSWAEVLGASAIFVGFVEEDSSGYPDCREAFLRSFEQTANLGTKPETQLAFHAPLIHLRKAEIVRRGRDLGAPLHLSWSCYQGETEACGHCDSCHLRLRGFQEAGLADPIPYAFIPEGLRL, from the coding sequence ATGTCTGAGCTCGCGGTCGTCTCCCTCTCCGGCGGCATGGACTCCTGCGTGACTGCCGCCATCGCGAAGGCCGAGGGCTACGAACTGGCCCTGCTCCACGCGGACTACGGCCAGCGCACCCAGGATCGGGAAAAGCGGGCCTTCCGTGAGATCGCGGACTTCTACGGCGTGCCGGCCTCGAGGCGGCTCATCATCGGCTTCGACACCCTCAAGGCCATCGGCGGCTCGGCGCTCACGGACACCTCCATCGCCCTGCCCGAGGGTGAGCTGGACCGGCCCGGTGTGCCCGTGAGCTACGTACCCTTCCGCAACGCCCACCTGCTGGCCACCTGCGTGAGCTGGGCGGAGGTGCTGGGCGCGTCCGCCATCTTCGTGGGCTTCGTGGAGGAGGACAGCAGCGGCTACCCCGACTGCCGCGAGGCCTTCCTCCGCAGCTTCGAGCAGACCGCCAACCTGGGCACGAAACCCGAGACGCAGCTGGCCTTCCACGCGCCCCTCATCCACCTTCGCAAGGCCGAGATCGTGCGCCGGGGCCGAGATCTGGGCGCGCCCCTGCACCTCAGCTGGTCCTGCTACCAGGGCGAGACGGAGGCCTGCGGCCACTGCGACTCCTGCCACCTGCGCCTGCGAGGCTTCCAGGAGGCGGGCCTCGCCGATCCGATCCCCTACGCGTTCATCCCCGAAGGACTGCGGCTTTGA
- a CDS encoding alpha/beta hydrolase family protein, producing the protein MKIQLLLLAAGLPLLASRPLQVDDLFKVKRVADPQLSATGALAYQVGTVDFQANKSTTHVWYKPAGGEAKALDLGSGSQSRPRFSPDGKKLAYQSGGQVWIVDLGTKEKRQLTKLSGGAEGQVWSPDGKWLAFLSTTVPSGNEAENAAYLKRQEESKVKARHITTLMYRHWNEWKDPQQVSHLFVVPADGSAAPRDLTAGLTTDVPNFADVAAGDGFAWAPDSKALAFETHPEQTQATSTNGEVYEVALAGGPAKQLSANPAMDTTPRYSPDGKFVAWRAQRRPGFESDKFELWVMDRATGKVVRTTQAFDQSFGDFQWQGQDLVGVSDQQGHADLFRWDGKTLQRLSKGLHIEGFALAADHAVVVSTSLTTPQDLYTLDLKLGKTARASHHNEALARELDLNPGEDLWVDTLPLDGKPTKAHAFVVKPVGYDPKKTYPVAFVIHGGPQGAWADSWHPRWNAQAWAGRGFITVLPNPRGSSGFGQAYCDAISGDWNGAVMADLMTTLDAVLKQFPNADPKRVVAAGGSYGGYATNWLAGHEADRFAAFVTHAGIFNTESMQLGSEELWFPRWEFKGWPWENPETKARWQSQSPSSGAANFRKPMLVVHGELDYRVPVGEAFQLFNTLQLRGIPSELLYFPDEFHFVLKPQNSKLWYDTVLGWCERWTK; encoded by the coding sequence ATGAAGATCCAGCTCCTCCTCCTCGCCGCAGGCCTGCCGCTGCTGGCTTCGCGTCCCCTCCAGGTGGACGACCTCTTCAAGGTCAAGCGCGTCGCCGATCCCCAGCTGTCCGCCACCGGCGCCCTGGCCTACCAGGTGGGCACCGTGGACTTCCAGGCCAACAAGTCCACCACCCATGTCTGGTACAAGCCCGCGGGCGGCGAGGCGAAGGCCCTCGACCTCGGCTCCGGCAGCCAGTCCCGGCCCCGCTTCAGCCCCGACGGGAAGAAGCTGGCCTACCAGTCCGGCGGCCAGGTGTGGATCGTGGACCTGGGCACCAAAGAAAAGCGCCAGCTCACCAAGCTGAGCGGCGGCGCCGAAGGCCAGGTCTGGAGTCCGGATGGCAAGTGGCTGGCCTTCCTCTCCACCACCGTGCCCTCGGGCAATGAGGCGGAGAACGCCGCCTATCTGAAGCGCCAGGAGGAGAGCAAGGTCAAGGCCCGCCATATCACCACGCTGATGTACCGCCACTGGAACGAGTGGAAGGATCCCCAGCAGGTGAGCCACCTCTTCGTGGTGCCCGCCGACGGCAGCGCCGCACCTCGGGATCTCACGGCGGGCCTCACGACGGACGTGCCCAACTTCGCCGATGTGGCCGCCGGCGACGGCTTCGCCTGGGCGCCCGACAGCAAGGCCCTGGCCTTCGAGACCCACCCCGAGCAGACCCAGGCCACCAGCACCAACGGCGAGGTCTACGAAGTGGCCCTGGCCGGCGGCCCCGCCAAGCAGCTCTCCGCCAACCCGGCCATGGACACCACGCCCCGCTACTCCCCGGATGGCAAGTTCGTGGCCTGGCGCGCCCAGCGCCGGCCCGGCTTCGAATCCGACAAGTTCGAGCTGTGGGTCATGGACCGCGCCACCGGCAAGGTCGTGCGCACCACCCAGGCCTTCGACCAGAGCTTCGGCGACTTCCAGTGGCAGGGCCAGGACCTGGTGGGCGTCAGCGACCAGCAGGGCCACGCGGACCTCTTCCGCTGGGATGGCAAAACCCTCCAGCGCCTCAGCAAGGGCCTGCACATCGAAGGCTTCGCGCTGGCTGCTGACCATGCCGTGGTGGTCTCCACCAGCCTCACCACGCCCCAGGACCTCTACACCCTGGACCTGAAGCTGGGCAAGACGGCCCGGGCCTCCCACCACAACGAAGCCCTGGCCAGGGAGCTGGACCTCAACCCCGGCGAGGACCTCTGGGTGGACACCCTGCCCCTGGACGGCAAGCCCACCAAGGCCCACGCCTTCGTGGTGAAGCCCGTGGGCTACGACCCGAAGAAGACCTATCCCGTGGCCTTCGTGATCCACGGCGGCCCCCAGGGCGCCTGGGCCGACAGCTGGCATCCCCGCTGGAATGCCCAGGCCTGGGCCGGCCGCGGCTTCATCACCGTGCTGCCCAATCCCCGCGGCTCCTCGGGCTTCGGTCAGGCCTACTGCGACGCCATCAGCGGGGACTGGAACGGCGCTGTGATGGCCGATCTCATGACCACCCTGGACGCCGTCCTCAAGCAGTTCCCCAACGCCGACCCCAAGCGCGTGGTGGCGGCCGGCGGCAGCTACGGCGGCTACGCCACCAACTGGCTGGCGGGGCACGAGGCCGATCGCTTCGCCGCCTTCGTGACCCACGCGGGCATCTTCAATACCGAGAGCATGCAGCTGGGCAGCGAGGAGCTGTGGTTCCCCCGCTGGGAGTTCAAGGGCTGGCCCTGGGAGAACCCGGAGACCAAGGCCCGCTGGCAGTCCCAGAGCCCCAGCAGCGGCGCCGCTAACTTCAGGAAGCCCATGCTCGTCGTCCATGGCGAGCTGGACTACCGCGTGCCCGTGGGGGAGGCCTTCCAGCTCTTCAACACCCTGCAGCTGCGTGGCATCCCCAGCGAGCTGCTCTACTTCCCCGACGAGTTCCACTTCGTCCTCAAGCCCCAGAACAGCAAGCTCTGGTACGACACCGTGCTCGGCTGGTGCGAGCGCTGGACAAAGTAG
- the queF gene encoding preQ(1) synthase, which yields MVTRPTGQLDTFKSPRPGRPFTITFETEEFTCLCPLTGQPDFAKLRILYQPDQLCVESKSLKLYLWSFRDQGAFHEAVTNQILDDLVKATKPQWMRIEGDFLIRGGIRTLVVAEHGKKQ from the coding sequence GTGGTGACGCGCCCCACGGGGCAGCTCGACACCTTCAAGAGTCCCCGGCCGGGGCGGCCCTTCACGATCACCTTCGAGACCGAGGAGTTCACCTGCCTCTGCCCGCTCACGGGCCAGCCGGACTTCGCCAAGCTGCGCATCCTCTACCAGCCGGACCAGCTCTGCGTGGAGTCGAAGTCGCTCAAGCTCTACCTCTGGAGCTTCCGCGACCAGGGCGCCTTCCACGAAGCCGTCACCAACCAGATCCTCGACGACCTGGTGAAGGCCACCAAGCCCCAGTGGATGCGCATCGAGGGCGACTTCCTCATCCGCGGCGGCATCCGCACGCTGGTGGTGGCGGAGCACGGGAAGAAGCAGTGA
- a CDS encoding B12-binding domain-containing radical SAM protein, with product MRVTLVHPSGFNFVPGQPDFSVLANRLAPVGILSLAAWLEQHGHPTAVHDCLGPQAPTRLEDQVAGILATSPDLVGFSATTSGFMDAVDLAALLKAARPDLPIVVGNAHASSLGAPLLESFPELDFLCLGEGEGPLLDLAEGKPPAEIPNLVWRDGDRIATNPRRPRILDLDELPFPAYEKLAGFPQGYHLPLFSYVKRYGATMITSRGCPYTCSFCDRTVFEHQYRFHSPAYIHAHMKHLRDRFGVHHINFYDDLFTAHQGRITELCQRLLDEPLGMNFNCIIRTGHTSVELLQLLKRAGCIMVSLGVESADPGMMARHKAGVTLESVRDTVEKVHAAGLRAKGLFIFGLPGETPETFQRTSDFILSLDLDDMNLTKFSPLHGAPLWAECVAGAEGDFIEDWRLLNCVNPVFRPEGFASRAQMEELYNGHIKRFYSSEGYRHRFGRRLWEHRWSLWHLIRHLPQTLAAKRYFGSKGDAGAGTYTRHPRQPVGLRPMPLGR from the coding sequence ATGCGCGTCACCCTCGTCCACCCCTCGGGGTTCAACTTCGTTCCCGGCCAGCCGGATTTCTCGGTGCTGGCGAACCGCCTCGCCCCCGTGGGCATCCTGTCGCTGGCGGCCTGGCTGGAGCAGCATGGCCATCCCACGGCGGTGCACGACTGCCTCGGGCCCCAGGCCCCGACCCGCCTGGAGGACCAGGTGGCCGGGATCCTGGCCACGAGCCCCGACCTGGTCGGCTTCTCGGCCACCACCTCGGGCTTCATGGATGCCGTGGACCTGGCGGCGCTGCTGAAGGCCGCGCGGCCCGACCTCCCCATCGTGGTGGGGAATGCCCATGCGTCGAGCCTGGGCGCGCCACTGCTGGAGAGCTTCCCGGAGCTCGATTTCCTCTGCCTCGGGGAAGGAGAGGGGCCGCTGCTGGACCTGGCGGAGGGCAAGCCCCCGGCGGAGATCCCGAACCTGGTCTGGCGCGACGGGGACCGCATCGCCACCAACCCGCGACGCCCCCGCATCCTCGATCTGGACGAGCTGCCCTTCCCGGCCTACGAGAAGCTGGCGGGCTTCCCCCAGGGCTACCACCTGCCCCTCTTCAGCTACGTGAAGCGGTACGGGGCCACGATGATCACCTCGCGGGGCTGCCCCTACACCTGCTCCTTCTGCGACCGCACGGTGTTCGAGCACCAGTACCGCTTCCACAGCCCGGCCTACATCCACGCCCACATGAAGCACCTGCGGGACCGCTTCGGCGTCCACCACATCAACTTCTACGACGACCTCTTCACGGCCCATCAGGGCCGCATCACCGAGCTGTGCCAGCGCCTCCTCGACGAGCCCCTGGGCATGAACTTCAACTGCATCATCCGCACGGGCCACACCTCGGTGGAGCTGCTGCAGCTGCTGAAGCGGGCGGGCTGCATCATGGTGAGCCTCGGCGTGGAGAGCGCCGATCCGGGCATGATGGCGCGGCACAAGGCGGGAGTGACCCTGGAATCGGTGCGCGACACCGTGGAGAAGGTCCACGCCGCCGGCCTGCGGGCCAAGGGGCTGTTCATTTTCGGCCTGCCCGGGGAAACGCCGGAGACCTTCCAGCGCACCAGCGATTTCATCCTCTCCCTGGACCTGGACGACATGAACCTCACCAAGTTCAGTCCCCTGCACGGCGCGCCGCTCTGGGCCGAGTGTGTCGCCGGCGCGGAGGGCGACTTCATCGAGGACTGGCGGCTGCTCAACTGCGTCAACCCGGTCTTCCGCCCCGAAGGATTCGCCTCGCGGGCCCAGATGGAGGAGCTCTACAACGGGCACATCAAGCGCTTCTACAGCAGCGAGGGCTACCGCCACCGCTTCGGGCGGCGCTTGTGGGAGCACCGGTGGAGCCTGTGGCATCTGATTCGCCATCTGCCCCAGACCCTCGCCGCCAAGCGCTACTTCGGCTCGAAGGGGGACGCCGGAGCCGGCACCTACACGCGCCACCCCCGGCAGCCCGTGGGCCTGAGGCCCATGCCCCTGGGCCGGTGA